The bacterium genomic interval TCGGCATCGCGCTGTTCGCCTTTGGCGAGGCCACGCAAGCGCCGCGCTTCTACGAATACGTGGCCGGCCTCGCACCCAAAGACCAGGTGGGCACGTTCATGGGATTTGCCTTCCTGCCGGTGGCCATCGGATCGTTTGTCGGCGGGCCGCTCGGCGGCTGGCTGGTGCAGCATTATTTGCGCGACACTATGAACCCGGCGATGATGTGGTACATCGTCGCCGCCGTCGGCTTCGTTTCCACCGCTTTGATGCTGCTCTACAACAAGTTCTTTGCCCCGCGCGAGGCGAGTTGAGTTTGATGCAGGTTCGCTGCAAGCAATTTGTCTGCCGGCAGGTGCTGCCCGGGCAGGAAGGAGAACGGTCGCCGTGCTCAATCATGAAACCATGACCGATACGGAGCTGTTGCGTGCGACCACCATTTCCAAAGACAACTACAGCGCAGTTTCGCTCGCGGCCCTTGCCGGTGAGATGGCCCGCCGAGGTTTGGATGCCATTCAGCTCTTGAGCCGCGTGCAGCTTGCCGGCGATGAAGGCGAAACCCAAGCCTGCACGATCGCGGCGGCACTTGCCAAAATCACCGCTGAAACTGAGCTGTGGAAACCGCTGATGTTCACCAATGCCGTGGGCGAGCAATTGATTCTGCAGCGACAATTGTCCTTTTGGAATGCGGATTTCCTGGATCAGGAGGATTACCAGCATTCCTTTCTGCTGCAAGATGTCGAGCAGGCGCGCGAATTGTTCCGGGCGTTTGCGCAGCTCGCAACCGCGGCGGTGGCGGTGTTGGCGGAATTCCATTTGGATGAATGGGAGACGGTGCTGCAGTCCAACTCGCACGTCCGCCTGGAGAATGTGAGCCGGGCGCTCACGGCAGCGGCGGTGGCCCATGTGGTCAAGCCGGGTGAGGGAGCTTCCTTCTACCTGCTGGTGCCGGCGCAGGCCTTTGCGCCGGCGTGTGCCGTGGTCGAAGGTCTCGATCAACGCCGCGCCGCGCTGGAAGCGGCAATCGACAAGCTGCCGCCACGCGGCCGGGAAGAGCAGCGACTCGAGTTGTACGATCAATTGCTGCCGCTCACGGAAGAACGCGCCGTGCTGCAATTCAACCGCGGCGTGCTACTCTTTGAACTGGGCCGCAGCGAGGCGGCGGCGGCCGCCTTCGGGGAGGCCGTGGGAGCGGACCTCGCCGTACTGCAGGAACAGGACTGTCTGGACGATTTGGAGCATTATCTTGAGAATCTGTCTGCCCGTCTGCCGGCCCATGTTGAGATGCTGCACAGTCTGGCCGTGGTCAAAGTTTTCAAACAACGCGATGAAGAGGCGACGCTGCTCTACGACAGGATTCTCGCGCACTGTCCGGAGGATGCCATCGCCCACTTGAATCTGGGATATCTTTTGCACGCGGAGCCCGCGCAAAGCCACCGCGCCCTCGCCCATTTCAAGCGTTACCTGGAGCTGGTGCCGCAGGCCGAGGACCGCACCCTCATCGAGCGACTTGTGGCCGAGTTCAACCGGGAGTAAGATCATGCCGCCATTTTTGCCTTCGCTGCGCCGATCTGGTGCGGTGCTGTTGATTGCGTTGCTGTTCGGGATGGGATGCAAGCGCCTGGAGAAAGATCTGCCGCCGGCGGTGACCGAGGCGATCAAGAGTGTGCAGGAAAAACACTGTCCGGACCGGCGGCTCTGCGTCTTCAATGTGCAAGTCGTCATGCTCGGCGCCAATCTCAAGCTCATCGGTGAACTGTCCGACACGGCGACGCGCAATGAACTGGTGGCGGCAGTGAAACAGGCCGCGCCCAACTTCAAGGTCGAGGAAGAAATTCGGCTGTTGCCGGACGAGACGCTGGGCGGCAGGCGCTTTGCGATCGTGCGCACCGCGGTCGCCAACATGCGCAGCCAGCCGGAACACGAGGCCGAGTTGTCCAACCAGCTTCTCATGGGCAGCCTGCTGGCGCTGCTCAAGAAGGAACGCGGCTGGTATTACGCGCAGACGGAAGACGGCTATCTCGGGTGGCTGCCCTCCGGCTCGCTCGAAGTCGTGACGCAAGCAGGCCTCGATGCCTGGCTTGCCGCCGAGTTGGTGGCGTTCAATCGTCTGGATGGCCACGTGCATCTCGAACCCAAGACCAGTGCCCTTCCCCTGACTGCGCTGGTGTGGGGCTGCACCCTGCGCCGGTTGGAAACGATCGAGCCCAAAGCCGGTGCGGGCAAACAGAAATGGGTGAAGGTGGAATTGCCCGACGGCCGCCAGGGATTTCTCGAGGCGGAATTGCTCAGTGAGCGCGACAAAGTCTTCCTGACCACACCCGGCTCCGCCCAGGCGGTGGTGGCAACCGCGCAGAAGTTTCTCGGCGTGCCCTATCTCTGGGGCGGGTCCTCACCCAACGGATTCGATTGTTCCGGCTTCACACAAATGGTGTTTCGTCTGAACGGCGTGGCGCTGCTGCGCGATGCCAGCCAACAGGCGCGCCAGGGCGTGGCCGTGGCGCCAGGCAATGATTTCGAAAATCTGCAGCCCGGCGATCTGCTCTTCTTCGGCGAGACAGCAGGCAGGATCAGCCACGTCGCGATCTCGCTGGGCGGGCCGCGCTTCATTCACGCCTCGGATTTCGTTCAAATCAACAGTCTTGCGGAAAACGACGACGACTATTCCGCCTATCGCCGCGAGACGTTTCAATTTGCCAGGCGGCACACCACACTCAAAACACCGCCGGCGCCCACCGGTCATGATTGAAGCGCTGCTGCGCCGGATTTGGGCTTCCTCATTCCCGAAAAAGCCACGACTTCACCCGCCCGCCTGCCGAAGCGAGGCGGCCGGGCGGTGAGTGCCGGGACATTTGCTTGCGCCTGCCATGATGCCGCACACCTTTCGCAAGATAAGCGCACACCCCGCGGTCATGCTCAGCATTATCGCGATGTGCTTCAGTGTTTTGGCTCTCATGCCGTTTGCCTGGCGGAAAAATGCGGAAGAGGCCGTGGTCGATCTGCAATTTCGGCTGCGGGGCGAACGGCCGCTTTCGGATAAAATTGTCCTGGTTTATCTCGGCGCAGAAGACGTGCAGGCGCTGGGCGGCTGGCCGATCACGCGTGACTACTACGGCTATCTCCTGCACGGCTTGAGCCGCGCCCGCGCGCAGGCCGTGGGCATCGACATTCTCTTTGATCGCAGCGATCGCCACTATCCCGAATTCGACACCCTGCTCGCCGACTTCATGCGTTCCTCCGGCAACGTCTGCCTGCCGCTGGCGTTTGCGGAACTGACACCCGCGGATTCCGCCGCCGGCGCAAGCCGCAACCTGCCGCCCCAGCTCGCGACCGGCCGCGCGGCTCTCCTGCCCCTGCCGGCATTCCGCGCCAATGCCGCGGCATTGGGATTCAGCAACTTCGCCAGCGCCGGCATCATTCGCAAGACCCCGCTGGTGCTGCGGCAGGGTGACACGCTGAGCTATGCCTTTGGTTTTGAATTGGCGCGGCTTTACTTGGGGATTGCGGCCGACTCCGTGCAAACTACCTCGCGGGCGGTGCGGCTGGCCGGCGCCAAATCGGCGCGCCGCGAGATCCCGCTCGATTCTGCCGGCCGGCTGCGGCTCAATCATTTCGGCAGTGTCGATCACGTCACGGCCCTGAGTTTTGTCGATCTCCTGCGGCGTTTCAGCAGTGCGCCGGATTCCCTTGATTTCAGCGGCAAAATCGTGCTGGTGGCCGCCACGGCGCCGGGATTGCCCGTGCTCAAGGCCACGCCGCTCGCCGAGGCCTTGCCGGCCGCGTTGATTCATGCGACGATCGCAGAGAACCTCATCGAACAAAATTTCCTGCGCGAGGCGCCCGCACTGGTGCAGGTGGTGATGATTGCGCTGCTGGTGCTGGCAGCCTCGTGGATCGGCCGCTCCCGCCACGCGGCAACGATTCTCGTTCTCAGTCTGGCGGTGCTGGCCATTCTTGCGCTGCGCGCCGTAATTCTTTTTCGCACGGCCCATCTCATCGTGCCGGTGTTGATGCCGGCGCTGGCTTATCTCACCGCGATCGCATTCCTCGGCATTCGTCGCCAGCAGGCGCGGCAGGTACAGTCTGGTGAAGTGCAGCGCCTGTTGCAGCAGCAAATCGCTGCCAAAGAAACCGAGCTGACGCAAGCGCAAGCCCGGTTGCAGGAGGCGCAGCAGCAATTGCAGGAGGAAACGGCAGCCTCGGCGCAAACGCGGCAGCTTGCGGAGGCGCGCCGCAATGCGATTCTCGCGCTCGAGAAGCAACTGCGTGATTTGCAGAATTACAGCATTGCCGCGGAACCGGTCCGCGCCACGCCCTCGCCGGAGATCATTCACGCCGCCGGCAGCCCGCTGGCGCGTGTGCTGGCCACGGTTGCGAAAGTCGCCGCGGAAAACCTCCCGGTGCTGATCATGGGCGAAACCGGCAGCGGCAAGGAATTGATCGCGCGCGCGATTCACCGCGCCGGGCCGCACCCGCATGCGCCGTTTGTTGCGGTCAATTGCAGCGCACTGCCCGAAACGCTGTTGGAGAGCGAGCTGTTTGGCCATGAGAAAGGCAGCTTCACCGGCGCGCAAGCGCGACGGCGCGGCCGCTTCGAACTGGCGGAAGGCGGCACGATCTTTCTCGATGAAATCACCGAAACCACGCCGGCGCTGCAGGCCAGGCTGCTGCGCGTGTTGCAGGACGGCACCTTCGAGCGGCTGGGCGGCGAGCAAACCCTGCATGCCAGCGTGCGCGTCATTGCCGCCTGCAACCGGGATCTGCCGGCGGAAGTCGCGAGCGGCCGCTTTCGCGCCGATTTGTTTTATCGCCTCAATGGCTTTCCGCTCACGCTGCCGCCGCTGCGCGAGAGAAAGGAAGACATTCCGCTGCTGGCCGCGCATTTCCTGACCAAGCACGGCCATCATTCCGTGCGCGGGTTCTCCGAGGCGGCGATGGCCGGCCTGCAGGCCCATACCTGGCCCGGCAACGTGCGCGAGCTGGAGAACCTCGTGCGCCGCGCGGCGATTCTGGCGCGCAGTGAAGGCCGTGATTTGATCCAAGCCAGTGACTTGCCCAAAGAACTTGCCGAGCCGCCGGCAGAGGCCACTACGGCAGTGCTCTACAAACCGCTCGACGC includes:
- a CDS encoding sigma 54-interacting transcriptional regulator; its protein translation is MMPHTFRKISAHPAVMLSIIAMCFSVLALMPFAWRKNAEEAVVDLQFRLRGERPLSDKIVLVYLGAEDVQALGGWPITRDYYGYLLHGLSRARAQAVGIDILFDRSDRHYPEFDTLLADFMRSSGNVCLPLAFAELTPADSAAGASRNLPPQLATGRAALLPLPAFRANAAALGFSNFASAGIIRKTPLVLRQGDTLSYAFGFELARLYLGIAADSVQTTSRAVRLAGAKSARREIPLDSAGRLRLNHFGSVDHVTALSFVDLLRRFSSAPDSLDFSGKIVLVAATAPGLPVLKATPLAEALPAALIHATIAENLIEQNFLREAPALVQVVMIALLVLAASWIGRSRHAATILVLSLAVLAILALRAVILFRTAHLIVPVLMPALAYLTAIAFLGIRRQQARQVQSGEVQRLLQQQIAAKETELTQAQARLQEAQQQLQEETAASAQTRQLAEARRNAILALEKQLRDLQNYSIAAEPVRATPSPEIIHAAGSPLARVLATVAKVAAENLPVLIMGETGSGKELIARAIHRAGPHPHAPFVAVNCSALPETLLESELFGHEKGSFTGAQARRRGRFELAEGGTIFLDEITETTPALQARLLRVLQDGTFERLGGEQTLHASVRVIAACNRDLPAEVASGRFRADLFYRLNGFPLTLPPLRERKEDIPLLAAHFLTKHGHHSVRGFSEAAMAGLQAHTWPGNVRELENLVRRAAILARSEGRDLIQASDLPKELAEPPAEATTAVLYKPLDAQILEMLRRLRFSRAAISQTAKALGNRDRGTITEYFRGICFENLVQAGFEVRAAAQAIAATADAEVIGRVQAKIEEYLKNIPAGATPASSSSLFKGLPQKYRPYLQQVMEQRSRFGKTPS
- a CDS encoding C40 family peptidase, with amino-acid sequence MPPFLPSLRRSGAVLLIALLFGMGCKRLEKDLPPAVTEAIKSVQEKHCPDRRLCVFNVQVVMLGANLKLIGELSDTATRNELVAAVKQAAPNFKVEEEIRLLPDETLGGRRFAIVRTAVANMRSQPEHEAELSNQLLMGSLLALLKKERGWYYAQTEDGYLGWLPSGSLEVVTQAGLDAWLAAELVAFNRLDGHVHLEPKTSALPLTALVWGCTLRRLETIEPKAGAGKQKWVKVELPDGRQGFLEAELLSERDKVFLTTPGSAQAVVATAQKFLGVPYLWGGSSPNGFDCSGFTQMVFRLNGVALLRDASQQARQGVAVAPGNDFENLQPGDLLFFGETAGRISHVAISLGGPRFIHASDFVQINSLAENDDDYSAYRRETFQFARRHTTLKTPPAPTGHD